Genomic window (Pseudomonas hydrolytica):
AGCATCGCCAGCACCAGTGCCATCAGCACGCGCCGCAGCGCTTCGCGCCGTGGCGCGCGCGACTCGCCCGAGGGGCTCGACGGCTGGGAGGAGGGAGTCGACACGTTCAAAACCTGCAGCTACCACGGAGCTAGGTGGGCATTGGCGCGCAAGCAGGCCTGCGCTCGCGCCAGCCGGGTAGCATGCCTGCAAAAATGGCCAAGTGCCAGCTTGTCCGACGAGCGTAGGTTTGCCCTGCTTCGCGCATTCCGGTAGCTTTGCCCCGCGCGTGATCTGCCCGCGCGGTACTTGGCGTTCGCTGCGGCAGGGGCTAAGGTCTCTGCACATCGCCTCCGGGCAGGCTGGGTGAAAAACCGCTGCATGCGGCCATGCGGCAGCGAAAACCGGCGCAAGTTGCTGATCTGCACGCGGTAGACTGCGCACTTCGCTGGTAGCGTCATGCATGGCCCACGCTGCGCCGCGTTTTCACGTGCTCTGCAAGGCGCGCCACTTTCAGTTTCCATCCCCATCAGTCAGGTTCTCCATGGCTCAGTACGTCTACAGCATGCATCGGGTCAGCAAGGTCGTCCCGCCGAAGCGTGAAATTCTCAAGGACATCTCCCTGTCGTTCTTCCCAGGCGCCAAGATCGGCGTGCTCGGCCTCAACGGTGCCGGTAAGTCGACCCTGCTGCGCATCATGGCCGGCGTCGACACCGAGATCGACGGCGAAGCCCGGCCGATGCCGGGCATCAAGGTCGGCTACCTGCCGCAGGAGCCGCAGCTCGACCCGAGCAAGACGGTGCGCGACATCGTCGAAGAGGCCGTGGGCGAGATCAAGCAGGCTCAGGCCCGCCTCGATGAAGTGTATGCCGCCTACGCCGAGCCGGATGCCGATTTCGACGCGCTGGCCGCCGAGCAGGCCAAGCTGGAAGCCATCCTGCAGGCGTCCGACGGCCACAACCTGGAGCGTCAGCTGGAGGTCGCCGCCGATGCCCTGCGCCTGCCGCCATGGGACGCCAAGATCGAACACCTGTCCGGTGGCGAGAAGCGCCGCGTGGCGCTGTGCCGCCTGCTGCTGTCGGCACCCGACATGCTGCTGCTGGACGAACCGACCAACCACCTGGACGCCGACTCGGTTGCCTGGCTGGAGCGCTTCCTGCACGACTTCCCCGGCACAGTGGTAGCGATTACTCACGACCGTTACTTCCTCGACAACGTCGCCGGCTGGATTCTCGAACTCGACCGTGGCCACGGCATCCCCTACGAGGGCAACTACTCCGGCTGGCTGGAATCGAAGGCCAACCGCCTGGCCCAGGAAGCCAAGGCCGAGGCGTCGCACGCCAAGGCCATGAAGGCCGAGCTGGAATGGGTACGCCAGGGCGCCAAGGCGCGTCAGGCCAAGTCCAAGGCGCGTCTGCAGCGTTTCGAGGAAATGCAGTCGCAGGAATTCCAGAAGCGCAGCGAGACCAACGAGATCTACATCCCGGCCGGTCCGCGCCTGGGCGACAAGGTCATCGACTTCCACAACGTGTCGAAGTCCTTCGGCGACCGCGTGCTGATCGACGATCTGTCCTTCAGCATCCCGAAAGGCGCCATCGTCGGCGTGATCGGCGGCAACGGCGCGGGTAAGTCGACCCTGCTGCGCATGATCACCGGCAAGGAGCAGCCGGACTCCGGCACCATCGAGATCGGCGAAACCGTGCAGATCGCCAGCGTCGACCAGAGCCGCGACATGCTCGACGGCAGCAAGACCGTGTGGGAGCAGATCTCCGACGGCTTCGACATGATCAAGGTGGGCAACTACGAGGTGCCGTCGCGCGGTTATGTCGGGCGCTTCAACTTCAAGGGCGCCGACCAGCAGAAGTTCGTCAAGGATCTCTCCGGCGGTGAGCGCGGTCGTCTGCACATGGCGCTGACCCTCAAGCAGGGCGGCAACGTGCTGCTGCTCGACGAACCGTCCAACGACCTCGACGTGGAAACCCTGCGTGCGCTGGAAGAAGCGCTGCTGGACTTCCCCGGCGCGGCCATCGTGATTTCCCACGACCGCTGGTTCCTCGACCGTATCGCCACCCACATCCTCTCCTACGAGGACGACGGCAAGGTCAACTTCTTCGAAGGCAACTACACCGAGTTCGAAGCCGATCGCAAGAAGCGCCTGGGCGATGCCGCCGCGCAGCCGCACCGCGTGCGTTACAAGAAGCTGGCGCAGTAAGCGTTCAGTGGAAGAAAAAACGGAGCCTGCGGGCTCCGTTTTTCGTTGGCGGCGTAGGGTGCGCCCTGCGCACCGATGCCTTCGGCCTGTTAGCGATCAGAGTTTGGCCAGCAGGCTTTCCAGCGCCTTGGCCTGGTCCTCGGCCAGATCGATGATATGAAAGCCCGCCCAGCAGTGCTGGCCGTCGGCGCCGGGGCGGCTCCACAGGCAGTCGGCGCCCAGGCGAACCTCCTGTATCTCCTCTTTTCCGGCAGTACAGACCAGGCGGCACTGCAGCACGGCATCGGCTGCATGCGGGGTGTCGCTGAACAGCATGAAACCGTCGGCGGACAGATCGACGATCCGGCCCAGGCGCTGTCCGCTGTTCAGGTCGAAGACCTCCAGCTGCATTTCGGTGCCATGGCGGCTGTGTTGGCGACGCTCTTCCATGGTAATTCCTCAGCGGGGTTCGGCCGCGCGCCC
Coding sequences:
- the ettA gene encoding energy-dependent translational throttle protein EttA; this encodes MAQYVYSMHRVSKVVPPKREILKDISLSFFPGAKIGVLGLNGAGKSTLLRIMAGVDTEIDGEARPMPGIKVGYLPQEPQLDPSKTVRDIVEEAVGEIKQAQARLDEVYAAYAEPDADFDALAAEQAKLEAILQASDGHNLERQLEVAADALRLPPWDAKIEHLSGGEKRRVALCRLLLSAPDMLLLDEPTNHLDADSVAWLERFLHDFPGTVVAITHDRYFLDNVAGWILELDRGHGIPYEGNYSGWLESKANRLAQEAKAEASHAKAMKAELEWVRQGAKARQAKSKARLQRFEEMQSQEFQKRSETNEIYIPAGPRLGDKVIDFHNVSKSFGDRVLIDDLSFSIPKGAIVGVIGGNGAGKSTLLRMITGKEQPDSGTIEIGETVQIASVDQSRDMLDGSKTVWEQISDGFDMIKVGNYEVPSRGYVGRFNFKGADQQKFVKDLSGGERGRLHMALTLKQGGNVLLLDEPSNDLDVETLRALEEALLDFPGAAIVISHDRWFLDRIATHILSYEDDGKVNFFEGNYTEFEADRKKRLGDAAAQPHRVRYKKLAQ
- a CDS encoding PilZ domain-containing protein; its protein translation is MEERRQHSRHGTEMQLEVFDLNSGQRLGRIVDLSADGFMLFSDTPHAADAVLQCRLVCTAGKEEIQEVRLGADCLWSRPGADGQHCWAGFHIIDLAEDQAKALESLLAKL